The Ferviditalea candida genomic interval CCTGCTTAGATTAGGTTAGATGTTATAAGAACGGGGTGAGCGGGTTGTGGAATCGTTGGTAAATGTTCAATCGCTGCGCAGCGTGCCGGAGCTTAAATATGTGAATGCGGAAAACGTGGCGCGCTACCGTGCGATTATGCGTTTTTTCTATCAGGAATATAAGCGGTTGAAATATTGGATGAAGCCTGAAGAAGTGCACGCGGCGGTTCTGGAATGGGGTGTATTGACGGAGTATACGTTGGAACAATGCTGTACGGATCTTGAACAGTTGGAGGAGTGGGGAAATCTGGCTTCCCGTCATGACGGGGGGCGGGCGGCGACGTTAGAGGAGTACATGAAAAAGAAGATGCAATATCTTCTGCGGCCGTACTCGATTGAAATTGAACGATTGCTGGAAACATTGGAAAAAGTGACCGGATACGGCGGGTCCTTGGAATCGACGATGTTTGATACGATTGCCGAAAAACTTTTTGAGATCAGGAGGGTGGCCGGTGAGACGGCGCCGGAGGCAGCGCTGGAATTATGGACGATGCTGTATGAAGCCTTCAAGCGTCTGCATGAAAATGCGGCGGATTACATAGCCAGCTTGCAAACGGTCAAAGCGGAGGAAATGATGGTGTCCGAATCGTTTCTGGTATTCAAGGACCGGCTAACCAATTATTTGCAAAATTTCATTCAAGCGCTGCAGCGCAGCGCCTACAAAATTGAAGGCAATCTGGAAAGGATTACGGACAATGTCCGTGATTTGTTCCTTGAGCAGGTAGTCATGGCTGAGATAGAAAGGCCCCGTCTGGAGGAGGCACCCTCCAAGGATGAACTGTTGGCGGAACTGCATCAAGGATGGGCAAATCTGCAGCGGTGGTTTCTTGGCGACGGTGTTGCTCCCTCGGAGTTAACCTCCCTTGAAAGGGCGACGAAGGATGCGATTGCGCGTATTGTGCGTAGTGTCATACGAATGCAAGAGCGCAAGCGCTCGGGGGTTAGCCGTAAAAAGGAACTGGAATATTTGGCGCAATGGTTTGCGCGCTTGGAACGGCTGGATGATGCGCACCGGCTGGCCGGCTTTGCCTTCGGCCTGTTTCAAACCCGACATCTTCAGGGAGAAGATCTGCGCGATAGCGACCGCGCCGATCAGTCCATGTGGAACGAAGCCCCGATGATCCGCACGTTGCGCTCACGCAGCCGGAAACGCGCAAACAAGCAAGAGAGCGAGCCGATACCGGAACATGAGGAGCGGAAGCGAAAGCAGCGGGAACTGTTTTTGCGGCAGCAGGCGGAGGAGTGGGAAGAGATCCGGGGGTTGATGGAGAAAGGGGCGTTTCGCATATCCGAGTTGGGGCCGGTGCCCATGAAAACAAGACTGCGCCTGCTTCATTGGATCGGGCGGTGCACATCGGCGCCGAAACATATGTTTGTGACGCCTGAAGGCGTGAAGATTGCAATGACGAATGCCGGTACAACGGAACGGACGGTTCTGATATCCGAGGATGGAGAACTGCATCTGCCGGATTATGAATTGGTATTCGCCTTGACGGAGGCGGCCCGGGAGGTTGCGGCAACCACGGAAGGAGGCGGCTCCGCATGAAGCGGGAAGGGACGACGGTCATCGGCAGAGCGCGGCGCGCAGCGCGCTCGGAAGCGACTTCGGCGCAAGTTCAGGAGCGCAAGCAAGAATGTGCGCACGCTTTGTTAAATCGCCTGTGGATTTTGAAAGAGGAGGAGCAGGATCTGTACTTCTCGATTAAGGATCACTATGAGGAACTGCGGGATTGGTTCATGGATCAAGCGGGTCTCCCGCTTATTCTTACCCGAAGCCTGGCCAAACTGGAACGTACGCCGGTCGTATCGCATCCTTGGATGGGCTTTGAGGAATTCCGCGAAATTCG includes:
- a CDS encoding TIGR02677 family protein, producing MESLVNVQSLRSVPELKYVNAENVARYRAIMRFFYQEYKRLKYWMKPEEVHAAVLEWGVLTEYTLEQCCTDLEQLEEWGNLASRHDGGRAATLEEYMKKKMQYLLRPYSIEIERLLETLEKVTGYGGSLESTMFDTIAEKLFEIRRVAGETAPEAALELWTMLYEAFKRLHENAADYIASLQTVKAEEMMVSESFLVFKDRLTNYLQNFIQALQRSAYKIEGNLERITDNVRDLFLEQVVMAEIERPRLEEAPSKDELLAELHQGWANLQRWFLGDGVAPSELTSLERATKDAIARIVRSVIRMQERKRSGVSRKKELEYLAQWFARLERLDDAHRLAGFAFGLFQTRHLQGEDLRDSDRADQSMWNEAPMIRTLRSRSRKRANKQESEPIPEHEERKRKQRELFLRQQAEEWEEIRGLMEKGAFRISELGPVPMKTRLRLLHWIGRCTSAPKHMFVTPEGVKIAMTNAGTTERTVLISEDGELHLPDYELVFALTEAAREVAATTEGGGSA